Proteins encoded within one genomic window of Polynucleobacter duraquae:
- the pyrC gene encoding dihydroorotase — protein sequence MIMSNSPIQIQLIQPDDWHLHIRDGEVMRDVLADTACQFARAIIMPNLKPPVTTVNLANAYRGRIQANLQSLGVTTFTPLMTLYLTDNTSANEVRKAKDAGIAGFKLYPAGATTNSDAGVSNIKHCYAALEAMQAVGMPLLVHGEVTSAHIDIFDREAVFIDQVLEPLRKDFPELKIVFEHITTKQAAHYVRDAQTAGKNTIAATITPQHLLMNRNAIFSGGIRPHNYCLPVLKREEHRVALLDAATSGNPRFFLGTDSAPHAKGAKEAACGCAGCYSAFNALGLYAEAFESVGKLDKLEGFASFFGPDFYLMPRNTQKVTLVKQAQNIPAELPLGDDTIVPLRAGETIAWTLA from the coding sequence ATAATTATGTCTAATAGCCCAATACAAATTCAACTGATTCAACCAGATGACTGGCATTTACATATTCGTGATGGTGAAGTGATGCGAGATGTGTTGGCGGATACTGCGTGCCAATTTGCGCGTGCCATCATCATGCCGAATTTAAAGCCTCCAGTGACTACAGTGAATTTGGCAAATGCGTATCGTGGTCGCATTCAGGCTAATCTTCAATCTTTGGGTGTAACTACTTTTACCCCATTAATGACTTTGTATCTCACGGATAACACTTCTGCGAATGAAGTGCGTAAAGCAAAGGATGCTGGCATTGCTGGATTTAAGCTTTATCCTGCAGGAGCGACAACTAACAGTGATGCAGGTGTGAGTAATATTAAGCATTGTTATGCTGCACTTGAAGCAATGCAGGCCGTCGGGATGCCCTTGTTGGTGCATGGTGAAGTAACTAGTGCGCATATTGATATCTTTGATCGTGAAGCAGTGTTTATTGATCAAGTGCTCGAACCTTTGCGTAAAGATTTTCCTGAACTGAAGATTGTGTTTGAGCACATTACTACCAAACAAGCTGCGCACTATGTTCGTGATGCGCAAACTGCTGGAAAAAATACTATAGCTGCTACGATTACTCCACAACATTTATTAATGAATCGCAATGCGATTTTTTCTGGTGGTATTCGTCCGCATAATTATTGCTTGCCAGTACTGAAGCGTGAAGAGCATCGTGTTGCCCTATTAGATGCCGCAACGAGTGGCAACCCCAGATTTTTCTTAGGCACAGATAGTGCGCCCCATGCTAAGGGCGCTAAAGAAGCTGCTTGCGGTTGCGCTGGTTGTTACAGTGCTTTCAATGCCTTAGGTTTATATGCCGAGGCATTTGAGAGTGTAGGCAAGCTGGACAAACTTGAAGGCTTCGCTAGTTTCTTCGGTCCAGATTTTTATCTAATGCCGCGTAATACTCAAAAGGTAACTTTGGTGAAGCAGGCGCAAAACATTCCTGCAGAGCTTCCTTTGGGTGATGACACGATTGTGCCGCTTCGTGCTGGTGAGACGATTGCTTGGACCTTGGCTTAA
- a CDS encoding ABCB family ABC transporter ATP-binding protein/permease: MRHSSGHHHSVADSKPEKGSDWKVIRDLLPYLLEYKFRVAIALTCLVAAKVTNLGIPILLKQLIDELNIKADSPQALLVVPAGLILAYGLLRVSASLFTELRESLFARVTQNAVRKVALQVFEHLHSLALSFHLARQTGGVSRDIERGTRGIQSLISYSLYSILPTLIEFCLVLGYLAYAYDMWFAIITLVALVLYIAFTVVVTEWRTHFRRTMNDMDSKANQKAIDSLLNFETVKYFGNEAFEASRYDQNLIRYQTAAVKSQKSLAVLNLGQQAIIAVGLVLILWRATQGVIDGSMTLGDLVLVNTLMIQLYIPLNFLGVIYREIKQALTDMDRMFSLLNTEKEIADVPNAQPLHVNNQGRGPDVRFENVSFHYEAKREILKDVSFNIPAGTITAVVGQSGAGKSTLARLLFRFYDVQSGKILIDDQNIVDVTQLSLRKAIGIVPQDTVLFNDTIGYNIAYGNPNASIEEVHEAARAAQIDRFIKHLPEGYDTQVGERGLKLSGGEKQRVAIARTLLKKPAMLIFDEATSALDSKTERAFQEELLGLAKNRTTLIIAHRLSTIIHADQILVMEHGQIVERGTHTELLAAGGRYAEMWQMQERIVLD; the protein is encoded by the coding sequence ATGCGACATTCATCAGGGCATCATCATTCAGTAGCAGACTCAAAGCCAGAAAAGGGTAGCGACTGGAAAGTTATTCGCGATTTACTCCCCTATCTATTGGAATACAAGTTTAGGGTTGCGATTGCTCTGACATGCTTAGTGGCTGCTAAGGTGACTAATCTTGGCATTCCGATTTTGCTGAAGCAATTGATTGATGAGCTCAATATCAAAGCAGACTCTCCTCAAGCTTTATTAGTAGTACCAGCCGGATTGATCCTAGCCTACGGTCTCTTGCGGGTGTCTGCTTCTTTATTTACCGAGCTACGAGAATCCCTCTTTGCTCGCGTTACTCAAAATGCAGTGCGTAAAGTGGCTTTGCAGGTTTTCGAGCATTTACATTCTTTGGCCCTTAGCTTTCATCTGGCTCGTCAAACCGGGGGAGTCAGTCGAGATATTGAGCGTGGTACTCGCGGTATTCAGTCGCTGATTTCTTATTCCCTTTATAGCATCCTACCAACCCTGATTGAGTTCTGTTTGGTACTTGGCTACCTGGCTTACGCATACGATATGTGGTTTGCCATTATTACCCTGGTTGCATTGGTGCTCTATATTGCCTTTACGGTAGTGGTGACAGAATGGCGAACGCATTTCCGCCGCACTATGAATGACATGGATTCCAAGGCGAATCAGAAGGCAATTGATTCATTATTGAATTTTGAGACCGTTAAGTATTTTGGTAATGAAGCCTTTGAGGCTAGTCGTTACGATCAAAATCTGATCCGTTACCAAACGGCTGCAGTGAAGTCTCAAAAATCTTTAGCTGTTCTCAATCTTGGGCAGCAAGCAATTATTGCCGTTGGATTAGTCCTCATTCTGTGGCGAGCAACGCAGGGTGTGATTGATGGATCTATGACCCTGGGTGATTTGGTATTGGTTAATACCTTGATGATTCAGTTATATATCCCGCTGAATTTCTTAGGTGTGATCTATCGTGAGATTAAGCAGGCACTGACAGATATGGATCGCATGTTCTCGCTTCTCAATACGGAGAAAGAAATTGCGGACGTACCCAATGCTCAGCCTTTGCACGTTAACAATCAAGGCCGTGGCCCAGATGTTCGTTTTGAAAATGTCTCGTTTCATTACGAGGCCAAACGTGAGATTTTGAAGGATGTTAGCTTTAATATTCCAGCAGGAACCATTACTGCAGTCGTAGGCCAAAGCGGTGCTGGCAAGAGCACCTTAGCTCGCCTACTGTTTCGTTTTTACGATGTACAGTCCGGCAAAATCCTCATTGATGATCAAAATATTGTGGATGTTACTCAATTGAGTTTACGCAAAGCGATTGGTATCGTTCCTCAAGACACTGTTTTGTTTAATGACACCATTGGCTACAACATTGCTTATGGCAATCCCAATGCATCAATTGAAGAGGTTCATGAGGCTGCTAGGGCGGCACAGATCGATCGTTTCATCAAGCATCTACCAGAGGGCTACGATACCCAAGTAGGCGAGCGTGGTCTGAAATTATCTGGTGGTGAGAAACAGCGTGTTGCGATTGCGCGTACCCTACTCAAAAAGCCAGCAATGTTAATTTTTGATGAAGCAACATCAGCGCTGGACTCTAAAACGGAGCGAGCGTTTCAGGAGGAGTTGCTTGGTTTAGCCAAAAACCGTACAACTTTGATTATTGCCCATAGGCTTTCCACCATTATTCATGCGGATCAAATTTTAGTAATGGAACATGGCCAGATAGTCGAGCGGGGAACGCATACAGAGCTATTGGCTGCTGGTGGCCGCTATGCTGAAATGTGGCAAATGCAAGAGCGCATTGTTCTTGATTAG
- the argC gene encoding N-acetyl-gamma-glutamyl-phosphate reductase, translated as MIKVGIVGGTGYTGVELLRLLAQHPEVQIQAITSRTEAGMPVSEMFPSLRGRIDLKFTTPDEAKLNECDVVFFATPHGVAMAQAKELLANNVKILDLAADFRLKDVKEFTKWYGMEHGCPEILAEAVYGLAEINREEIKKARVVGLAGCYPTSVQLGLAPLLSPKSTSGKQLIDGTHIISDSKSGTSGAGRKAEIGTLMSESGDNFKAYAVKGHRHLPEIVQGLKAIAGHDQIGLTFVPHLTPMIRGIHSTLYVRLTEAGMKVDFQKLYEDFYKGEPFVDVMPAGSHPETRSVRGSNGLRIAIHRPGDGDTLVILVVEDNLVKGASGQGVQCMNLMFGLPETTGLTQIAVSP; from the coding sequence ATGATTAAAGTTGGCATCGTAGGTGGCACTGGATATACCGGAGTGGAACTACTGCGCTTGCTGGCGCAGCACCCCGAAGTTCAAATTCAGGCAATTACTTCACGCACAGAAGCTGGCATGCCGGTCTCGGAAATGTTCCCCTCTTTACGTGGTCGGATTGATCTCAAGTTCACTACACCGGATGAAGCCAAATTAAATGAATGTGATGTCGTTTTCTTTGCAACGCCACATGGCGTAGCAATGGCACAAGCAAAAGAATTGCTTGCAAACAATGTGAAGATTTTGGATCTGGCTGCCGACTTCCGTTTGAAAGATGTTAAAGAATTTACTAAGTGGTACGGTATGGAACATGGCTGCCCAGAAATTTTGGCTGAAGCGGTTTATGGTTTGGCTGAAATCAATCGTGAAGAAATTAAAAAAGCCCGCGTCGTGGGTTTGGCTGGTTGCTATCCCACTTCCGTTCAATTGGGTCTTGCTCCACTGCTTTCACCAAAGTCTACTAGTGGCAAACAGCTCATTGATGGCACGCATATTATTTCTGACTCTAAGTCGGGTACCTCAGGTGCTGGACGCAAGGCAGAAATTGGGACTTTAATGTCAGAATCTGGTGATAACTTCAAAGCTTATGCTGTTAAAGGCCACCGCCATCTTCCAGAAATTGTCCAAGGCTTGAAGGCTATTGCCGGTCACGATCAGATTGGCCTGACATTTGTGCCGCACTTAACACCAATGATTAGGGGTATTCATTCAACCTTATATGTGCGCTTGACAGAGGCTGGAATGAAGGTAGATTTCCAAAAACTCTACGAAGATTTCTACAAAGGCGAGCCTTTTGTAGATGTGATGCCAGCGGGTAGCCATCCAGAAACACGCTCAGTGAGGGGTAGCAATGGTTTGCGGATTGCCATTCACCGCCCTGGTGATGGTGATACTTTAGTGATTTTGGTGGTTGAGGATAACCTAGTAAAGGGTGCTTCAGGCCAAGGGGTTCAGTGTATGAACCTGATGTTTGGCTTGCCTGAGACCACTGGATTGACACAAATTGCCGTTTCACCATAA
- the aspS gene encoding aspartate--tRNA ligase — protein sequence MSMRSHTCGQVTESLIGQEITLSGWVNRRRDHGGVIFIDLRDHQGFVQVVCDPDRPEMFVLAEQVRNEFCIQVKGLVRARPAGTENNDLVSGKIEVLCHSLVILNASITPPFQLEDENLSETTRLTHRVLDLRRPQMQKNLRLRYNVAMECRRYLDAAGFIDIETPMLTKSTPEGARDYLVPSRVHDGQFFALPQSPQLFKQLLMVAGFDRYYQITKCFRDEDLRADRQPEFTQIDCETAFLDELEIRELFENMIRHIFKITMNVELPNPFPTMPYSEGMARFGSDKPDLRVNFEFTELTDLMKDVDFKVFSGAANQEGGRVVGLCVPGGAEISRSEIDDYTQFVAIYGAKGLAWIKVNSVAEGRNGLQSPIVKNLHDAAIEGILKRTGAKDGDIIFFGADKEKVVNDAIGGLRLKIGHSAWGKEHGLSTEGWKPLWVVDFPMFEYDEDNARWVACHHPFTSPKDEHMQYLESSPGKCLAKAYDMVLNGSEIGGGSVRIHQEAVQSQVFRALKIGAEEAQAKFGFLLDALQYGAPPHGGIAFGLDRIVTMMTGAESIRDVIAFPKTQRAQCLLTQAPSPVDERQLKELHIRLRQAAPAA from the coding sequence ATGTCGATGCGAAGCCATACCTGCGGTCAGGTAACTGAATCACTCATTGGTCAAGAGATTACTCTCTCTGGTTGGGTTAATCGCCGCCGTGACCACGGTGGTGTGATTTTTATTGATCTTCGTGATCACCAAGGTTTTGTCCAAGTTGTTTGCGACCCAGATCGTCCTGAGATGTTTGTATTGGCTGAGCAAGTTCGTAATGAATTTTGTATTCAGGTTAAAGGTTTGGTACGAGCACGTCCTGCCGGAACTGAGAACAATGATTTAGTTAGCGGCAAGATTGAAGTGCTTTGTCATAGCTTGGTGATTTTGAATGCGTCCATTACTCCTCCATTCCAATTGGAAGACGAGAATTTATCTGAGACTACTCGCTTAACTCACCGTGTTTTGGACTTGCGTCGCCCGCAAATGCAAAAGAATTTACGTTTACGTTACAACGTGGCTATGGAATGCCGCCGTTACCTAGATGCCGCAGGTTTTATCGATATTGAAACACCGATGTTAACGAAGAGTACCCCTGAAGGTGCTCGCGACTATTTGGTGCCTTCGCGTGTCCATGATGGTCAGTTCTTTGCTTTGCCACAGTCTCCTCAGCTATTTAAACAGTTGTTGATGGTGGCTGGTTTTGATCGTTACTACCAAATTACTAAGTGCTTCCGTGACGAAGATTTGCGTGCTGATCGTCAGCCTGAATTTACTCAGATCGACTGTGAAACTGCTTTCTTGGATGAGCTAGAAATCCGTGAGTTATTTGAAAACATGATTCGTCATATTTTCAAAATCACTATGAACGTAGAGTTGCCTAATCCATTTCCTACCATGCCTTACTCTGAGGGAATGGCGCGCTTTGGTTCAGACAAGCCAGATCTGCGTGTGAATTTTGAATTTACCGAACTGACTGATTTAATGAAAGATGTCGATTTCAAAGTATTTTCTGGTGCAGCAAATCAAGAGGGTGGACGTGTAGTTGGTTTGTGCGTACCTGGCGGTGCTGAGATTAGTCGTAGTGAAATTGATGACTATACTCAATTTGTGGCGATCTATGGTGCCAAAGGTTTGGCTTGGATTAAAGTCAATTCAGTTGCAGAGGGTCGCAATGGCTTGCAATCCCCAATCGTTAAGAACTTGCATGATGCTGCTATCGAAGGCATCTTAAAGCGTACTGGTGCTAAAGATGGCGACATTATTTTCTTCGGTGCTGATAAAGAAAAAGTAGTGAACGATGCTATTGGCGGTTTGCGCCTGAAGATTGGTCACTCTGCTTGGGGTAAAGAGCATGGCTTATCTACCGAAGGTTGGAAGCCATTGTGGGTAGTGGATTTCCCAATGTTTGAATATGATGAAGACAATGCCCGTTGGGTTGCATGTCACCATCCATTTACTAGCCCCAAAGATGAGCATATGCAGTATCTCGAATCGAGTCCTGGAAAGTGCTTAGCCAAGGCCTACGACATGGTTCTGAACGGTAGCGAGATTGGTGGTGGATCAGTCCGCATCCATCAAGAAGCAGTGCAAAGTCAGGTATTCCGTGCTCTGAAGATTGGTGCCGAAGAGGCTCAGGCGAAGTTTGGATTCTTGTTGGATGCTTTGCAGTACGGCGCACCTCCACATGGTGGTATTGCATTTGGTTTGGATCGTATCGTCACGATGATGACTGGTGCTGAATCAATCCGTGATGTAATCGCCTTCCCGAAAACGCAGCGTGCACAGTGCTTACTGACTCAGGCTCCTAGTCCAGTAGACGAGCGTCAGTTGAAAGAGCTTCACATCCGCTTGCGTCAAGCTGCACCTGCTGCTTAA
- the erpA gene encoding iron-sulfur cluster insertion protein ErpA: protein MTQLATQEITQPAQDLAEPPTPLVFTDSAAAKVADLIAEEGNPELKLRVFVQGGGCSGFQYGFTFDDAVNEDDTLFEKNGVTLLVDSMSFQYLVGAEIDYKEDINGSQFVIKNPNAQTTCGCGSSFSA from the coding sequence ATGACCCAATTAGCTACGCAAGAAATTACGCAACCGGCACAAGACTTAGCCGAGCCACCAACCCCATTGGTGTTCACGGATAGCGCAGCTGCAAAAGTGGCTGACTTGATTGCTGAAGAAGGTAATCCAGAATTGAAGTTACGTGTGTTTGTTCAGGGTGGCGGTTGTTCAGGATTTCAGTACGGATTCACATTTGATGATGCTGTGAACGAAGATGACACCCTATTTGAAAAGAATGGCGTAACTTTACTGGTTGATTCGATGAGCTTCCAATATTTAGTTGGCGCTGAGATTGATTATAAAGAAGATATCAACGGATCACAGTTTGTGATTAAGAATCCTAACGCGCAAACAACTTGCGGTTGTGGCTCTTCTTTCTCCGCATAA
- a CDS encoding OsmC family protein produces MECQVSWLGNGGMAFSAKTGSGHQVTMDGPPEAGGKNSASRPMELILAGTGGCAAFDVVLILQKARQEISACDVQLTAERAETEPKVFTKINLHFTVKGKNLDLSKVERAVKLSHEKYCSATTMLAKTAEITYSIDVLNDE; encoded by the coding sequence ATGGAATGTCAAGTAAGTTGGTTGGGTAATGGCGGCATGGCGTTTTCGGCAAAAACCGGTAGTGGTCACCAGGTCACAATGGATGGGCCACCCGAAGCTGGGGGCAAAAATAGTGCCTCAAGGCCTATGGAACTGATTTTGGCGGGAACTGGCGGCTGTGCCGCCTTTGATGTGGTTTTAATCCTACAAAAGGCTCGCCAAGAGATTAGCGCTTGCGATGTCCAGCTGACAGCCGAGCGAGCAGAGACTGAGCCTAAAGTATTTACAAAAATTAACCTGCATTTCACGGTTAAAGGCAAAAACCTCGATTTGTCTAAGGTTGAGCGTGCAGTCAAGCTTTCCCACGAAAAGTACTGCTCCGCGACAACTATGCTCGCCAAGACGGCAGAGATTACTTATTCAATCGACGTCCTGAATGACGAATAA
- a CDS encoding anhydro-N-acetylmuramic acid kinase, whose product MNKPHPLYIGLMSGTSLDGIDAVLAKIENAGDTSLLGSISLAFSPELRKALLDLQSPGPNEIHRENQAANALALAYADAVKQLLTQNDLSPGDISAIGAHGQTIRHQADLANHLAYTHQTLNPALLAELTEIDVIADFRSRDLAAGGHGAPLVPAFHAQQFDADKNIAVLNLGGIANLTLLPKDTEVKGFDCGPGNMLMDAWIAEQQGHTFDENGTWASQGKVNQALLARMMTDSFFAKAPPKSTGRDDFHLEWLQKYIGAENINSEDVQATLLQLTVDSSLQAVLRYAPQTQILIVCGGGARNTALLDLLKTRAKEIFKNSLDIMTSDVFGIDPQLVEGLAFAWLAWAHKEKRPANLPAVTGAKGPRILGACYPA is encoded by the coding sequence GCTGGTGATACCAGCCTTCTGGGCTCCATAAGCCTTGCCTTTAGCCCTGAATTACGCAAAGCCCTTCTGGACTTACAGAGTCCCGGGCCAAACGAGATTCACCGGGAAAATCAGGCGGCCAATGCCCTAGCGCTAGCTTATGCAGATGCAGTCAAGCAATTACTTACTCAGAATGATCTTTCTCCTGGCGATATAAGTGCGATAGGTGCCCATGGCCAGACAATTCGCCATCAAGCTGATCTTGCCAATCATCTTGCCTATACACACCAGACTCTCAACCCAGCACTTCTTGCAGAGCTGACCGAAATTGATGTCATCGCAGACTTTAGAAGTCGCGACCTTGCTGCTGGTGGTCATGGTGCCCCCTTAGTGCCAGCCTTTCATGCACAGCAGTTTGATGCAGATAAAAATATCGCCGTACTCAATCTTGGCGGTATTGCAAATCTGACCCTATTACCCAAAGACACAGAAGTAAAAGGCTTTGATTGTGGTCCTGGCAATATGTTGATGGATGCTTGGATTGCGGAACAACAAGGCCATACATTTGATGAAAATGGTACTTGGGCATCACAGGGCAAAGTCAATCAAGCACTACTTGCAAGAATGATGACTGATTCATTTTTTGCAAAAGCTCCGCCAAAAAGTACAGGCCGTGACGACTTTCATTTGGAGTGGCTGCAAAAGTACATTGGTGCAGAAAACATCAACTCAGAGGATGTGCAAGCGACGCTACTGCAACTGACTGTGGACTCGTCACTCCAAGCAGTACTACGTTATGCACCGCAAACCCAGATTCTTATTGTCTGCGGTGGTGGTGCTCGTAATACTGCATTACTAGATTTATTAAAAACCAGGGCTAAAGAAATATTTAAAAACTCACTCGATATTATGACCAGCGATGTGTTTGGCATTGATCCACAACTAGTAGAAGGTCTTGCATTCGCATGGTTGGCTTGGGCTCATAAAGAAAAACGGCCAGCAAATTTGCCAGCCGTTACGGGAGCGAAAGGTCCTAGGATTCTAGGCGCTTGCTATCCAGCTTAA
- the nudB gene encoding dihydroneopterin triphosphate diphosphatase produces the protein MKIPISVLVVIYKSNGEVLLIERADKANFWQSVTGSIDFLDEDLSAAAAREVLEETGIDVQSLPAASLQDMHHQIEYEIYPQWRHRYAPGVTKNAEHWFSLLVPNAVSVRLAPREHVAYQWLPHAEAANKCFSPSNGAAILKLFSARQSVTD, from the coding sequence TTGAAAATCCCCATTTCGGTTTTAGTTGTCATTTACAAATCGAATGGGGAGGTCTTGCTAATCGAGCGGGCCGATAAAGCCAATTTTTGGCAATCTGTTACTGGTAGCATTGATTTCCTTGATGAGGATCTTAGTGCTGCTGCCGCGCGCGAAGTCCTTGAAGAGACCGGCATTGATGTCCAATCTCTTCCAGCAGCCTCCTTACAGGATATGCATCATCAGATTGAGTATGAGATTTATCCGCAATGGCGTCACCGTTACGCGCCTGGAGTGACCAAAAATGCTGAGCATTGGTTCTCATTACTGGTCCCAAATGCAGTTTCAGTCAGATTGGCGCCAAGAGAGCACGTTGCCTATCAATGGCTGCCTCACGCTGAAGCGGCAAATAAATGCTTCTCTCCCAGTAATGGCGCAGCAATTCTCAAGTTATTTTCTGCGCGTCAGAGCGTAACTGACTAA
- a CDS encoding glycerate kinase type-2 family protein has product MSQQENILKNAFAAALAVADPSKIVPEYLSKIFPQGSEPKGRCLVVGAGKASASMATALESHAKSCWPNAMIEGVVLTRYGHSSPTGHIQIIEAGHPVPDQAGMHGAKEIYRLVGELQTGDILIALISGGGSSLLTLPQAGISIEDMRKTTEALLRSGAPIEEMNVVRKHLSAIQGGNLARLAIARGARVEALLISDVTGDSPADIASGPCAPDYSTYQDALDILAKYHLSSDSIPGSVLSHLQRGVAGEVPETLKEADLQNTAVSNHVIATAYKSLEAAAAYVRTQGYEPVILGDTITGEAQAVGMEQASLARQHLKMNKPIALISGGECTVTIPNGIKGRGGRCSEYLLSFFAASTDLPNISALAADTDGIDGSEKNAGAWFTPEIRQAANQQGLIPSQFLDQHDCYGFFAQLDALVETGPTLTNVNDFRIILLGK; this is encoded by the coding sequence ATGAGCCAGCAAGAAAACATTCTCAAAAATGCCTTTGCCGCAGCTTTAGCGGTTGCTGACCCAAGCAAAATCGTTCCGGAATACCTCAGCAAGATCTTTCCTCAAGGTTCGGAGCCCAAGGGAAGATGTTTAGTAGTAGGTGCAGGTAAAGCCAGTGCGTCAATGGCAACCGCCCTAGAGTCGCACGCGAAGAGTTGTTGGCCTAATGCAATGATTGAGGGAGTGGTATTGACCCGCTATGGGCACAGCTCTCCTACTGGTCATATCCAAATTATTGAAGCGGGTCATCCTGTACCCGATCAAGCGGGTATGCATGGTGCTAAAGAAATCTATCGCTTGGTTGGTGAATTGCAAACCGGTGACATTTTGATTGCCTTAATCTCTGGTGGCGGTTCAAGTTTACTTACTTTGCCCCAAGCTGGCATCAGTATTGAAGATATGCGCAAGACTACCGAAGCGCTATTGCGTTCTGGTGCACCAATTGAAGAGATGAATGTAGTTCGTAAACATTTATCAGCAATTCAGGGCGGTAATTTAGCAAGACTAGCTATTGCACGTGGTGCTCGAGTTGAAGCATTGCTGATTTCGGATGTGACGGGGGATTCTCCCGCAGATATTGCGAGTGGACCTTGCGCGCCAGATTATTCAACTTACCAGGATGCTCTGGATATCTTGGCTAAATACCACTTGAGTTCTGACTCTATTCCAGGGTCTGTTTTATCCCATTTACAGCGTGGTGTTGCTGGTGAAGTTCCAGAGACTTTAAAAGAAGCGGACTTGCAAAATACAGCGGTCAGTAATCATGTGATTGCTACGGCCTATAAGAGTCTTGAGGCTGCAGCAGCCTACGTTCGCACACAGGGTTATGAACCAGTGATTTTGGGTGACACTATTACGGGTGAGGCTCAAGCTGTAGGAATGGAGCAAGCTTCTCTAGCGCGTCAGCACTTGAAGATGAATAAGCCAATTGCTCTTATCTCGGGTGGTGAGTGCACAGTGACCATTCCTAATGGAATTAAAGGCCGTGGCGGTCGCTGTAGTGAATACCTGCTTTCATTCTTCGCGGCATCAACTGATCTTCCGAATATTTCTGCTTTAGCTGCAGATACTGATGGTATCGATGGTAGTGAAAAGAATGCTGGTGCGTGGTTTACTCCTGAGATCCGACAGGCCGCCAATCAGCAAGGCTTAATCCCTTCACAGTTCTTAGATCAGCACGATTGCTATGGTTTTTTTGCACAATTAGATGCTTTGGTGGAAACTGGCCCCACACTGACAAACGTGAACGATTTCCGAATCATCTTGCTTGGTAAATAA
- the rplM gene encoding 50S ribosomal protein L13 — protein sequence MKTFSAKSHEVVHEWFVIDATDKVLGRVASEVALRLRGKHKPEYTPHVDTGDFIVVINSSKLRVTGTKGLNKIYYRHSGYPGGISSTNFDKMQDRFPGRALEKAVKGMLPKGPLGYAMIKKLKVYGDASHPHAAQQPKALEI from the coding sequence ATGAAAACTTTTTCTGCAAAATCCCACGAGGTAGTGCATGAATGGTTCGTGATTGACGCTACGGACAAAGTCCTCGGTCGTGTCGCCAGTGAAGTGGCACTCCGTCTACGCGGCAAGCACAAGCCTGAATACACCCCACACGTTGATACCGGCGACTTTATTGTTGTCATCAACTCTTCTAAGCTGCGTGTCACAGGCACAAAAGGCTTGAACAAAATTTATTACCGTCACAGCGGATACCCAGGTGGTATTAGCTCGACCAACTTTGACAAGATGCAAGACCGTTTCCCAGGTCGTGCCTTAGAAAAGGCTGTGAAGGGTATGTTGCCAAAAGGCCCACTAGGTTATGCCATGATAAAGAAATTAAAAGTCTATGGCGACGCCAGTCATCCGCATGCGGCTCAACAGCCAAAAGCGTTAGAGATTTAA
- the rpsI gene encoding 30S ribosomal protein S9, giving the protein MAINYGNWNYGTGRRKSSVARVFIKSGKGEITVNGKPIDAYFARETSRMIARQPLALTAHLTTFDIKVNVSGGGETGQAGAVRHGVTRALIDYDNALKPTLSKAGLVTRDAREVERKKVGLHGARRRKQFSKR; this is encoded by the coding sequence ATGGCTATTAATTACGGAAATTGGAATTACGGTACAGGTCGTCGCAAGAGCTCTGTAGCACGTGTATTCATTAAATCTGGCAAAGGTGAGATTACTGTTAACGGTAAACCTATCGATGCTTACTTTGCTCGCGAAACATCACGCATGATCGCTCGTCAGCCTTTGGCTCTCACGGCTCACCTAACAACCTTTGATATCAAAGTAAACGTTAGCGGTGGCGGTGAAACTGGACAAGCTGGTGCAGTTCGTCACGGTGTTACTCGTGCATTGATCGACTACGACAACGCTTTGAAGCCGACCCTGTCTAAAGCAGGCTTGGTAACTCGCGATGCTCGTGAAGTTGAGCGTAAAAAAGTTGGTCTGCACGGCGCGCGTCGTCGTAAGCAGTTCAGCAAGCGCTAA